In one window of Flavobacterium ginsengisoli DNA:
- a CDS encoding ABC transporter ATP-binding protein — translation MIEVKNIEKSFGDSKVLKGVSTIFETGKTNLIIGQSGSGKTVLLKTLLGIHTPDSGTIEFDGRVYSDLDKDEKRDLRTEIGMVFQGSALFDSMTVEENVAFPLKMFTNNSKAQIKERVDFVLERVNLVDAHKKLPSEISGGMQKRVAIARAIVNNPKYLFCDEPNSGLDPNTSTLIDNLIQEITKEYNITTVINTHDMNSVMEIGENIVFLKKGLKAWQGTKEEIFRTDNKDIVKFVYSSNLFKKVREAYLKG, via the coding sequence ATGATAGAAGTAAAAAATATAGAAAAATCATTTGGTGATAGTAAAGTTTTAAAAGGCGTTTCAACAATATTTGAAACAGGAAAAACCAACTTGATTATTGGACAAAGTGGATCTGGAAAAACAGTTCTATTAAAAACATTATTAGGAATTCATACGCCAGATTCAGGAACAATTGAATTTGACGGAAGAGTTTATTCTGATTTGGACAAAGACGAAAAACGTGACTTGAGAACCGAAATCGGAATGGTGTTTCAGGGAAGTGCTTTATTTGACTCGATGACAGTTGAAGAAAATGTAGCTTTCCCGCTAAAAATGTTCACCAATAATAGCAAAGCACAAATTAAAGAAAGAGTTGACTTTGTTTTAGAAAGAGTAAATCTTGTTGACGCTCACAAAAAATTACCTTCTGAGATTTCTGGAGGTATGCAAAAACGTGTGGCTATTGCACGTGCTATTGTAAACAATCCGAAATATTTGTTTTGTGACGAACCTAACTCTGGTCTAGATCCAAATACTTCGACTTTGATTGACAACTTAATTCAGGAAATCACAAAAGAATACAACATTACAACCGTAATTAATACTCACGATATGAACTCTGTAATGGAGATTGGTGAGAATATTGTTTTCTTAAAGAAAGGTCTTAAAGCTTGGCAAGGAACTAAAGAGGAAATCTTTAGAACTGACAACAAAGACATCGTAAAGTTTGTTTATTCTTCAAACCTTTTCAAAAAAGTAAGAGAAGCCTATTTGAAAGGCTAA
- a CDS encoding MlaE family ABC transporter permease, with the protein MMLIRYLSQIGKYFLMLKEIFNKQTKWPVMKNLILKEIDDLIIDSLGIVCFISFFIGGVVAIQTALNLTNPLIPKYLIGFATRQSVILEFAPTFISVIMAGKMGSYITSSIGTMRVTEQIDALEVMGVNSVNYLVFPKIIALLMYPFVIGISMFLGIFGGWMACAYGGFSTGADFIMGAQKDFIPFHITYAFIKTLIFAMLLATIPSFHGYYMKGGALEVGKASTTSFVWTSVCIILFNYILTQLLLG; encoded by the coding sequence ATGATGCTAATCCGTTATTTATCCCAAATCGGGAAATATTTTTTAATGCTGAAGGAAATTTTCAATAAACAGACTAAATGGCCTGTTATGAAAAATCTAATTCTAAAAGAAATCGATGATCTTATTATTGATTCACTTGGAATTGTTTGCTTTATCTCTTTTTTCATCGGAGGAGTTGTTGCCATTCAAACAGCGTTAAACTTAACTAACCCTCTAATCCCAAAATATTTAATAGGTTTTGCTACACGCCAATCTGTAATCTTGGAGTTTGCTCCTACTTTTATTTCGGTAATTATGGCCGGAAAAATGGGATCGTATATTACTTCAAGTATCGGAACAATGCGCGTTACAGAACAAATTGATGCTTTAGAGGTTATGGGAGTTAACTCTGTAAACTATCTTGTTTTTCCAAAAATAATCGCTTTACTAATGTATCCTTTTGTAATCGGGATTAGTATGTTTTTAGGAATTTTTGGCGGCTGGATGGCTTGTGCTTATGGAGGATTTTCAACTGGTGCCGATTTTATAATGGGAGCTCAAAAAGATTTCATACCATTTCATATTACTTATGCCTTTATTAAAACTTTAATCTTTGCCATGTTATTGGCAACAATTCCATCTTTTCACGGATATTATATGAAAGGTGGTGCATTAGAAGTTGGTAAGGCAAGTACAACATCATTCGTATGGACTTCAGTTTGTATCATTCTTTTTAATTATATATTAACTCAATTATTATTAGGATAA
- a CDS encoding methyltransferase, translating into MYEKTFPNKRFKLTLEFLQKHVSTSETIFDFGVPNPFSKIMEENGYTVKNTKGEDLDNNHKALQTEEYTVFTAFEIFEHLLNPYTILQNVKCDKLLISIPLRLWFSPAYRSKTDMWDRHYHEFEDWQLDWLLEKTGWKITDRLQFTHPVKKFGLRPLLRYFTPRYYIVVAERA; encoded by the coding sequence ATGTACGAAAAAACGTTTCCGAATAAAAGATTCAAACTTACCTTAGAGTTTTTACAAAAGCACGTTAGCACATCAGAGACTATTTTTGATTTTGGAGTTCCAAATCCGTTCTCTAAAATAATGGAAGAAAATGGATACACTGTAAAAAATACAAAAGGCGAAGATTTAGACAACAATCATAAGGCGCTACAAACAGAAGAATATACTGTTTTTACTGCATTTGAGATTTTCGAACATTTACTAAATCCATATACCATTTTGCAAAATGTAAAATGTGATAAATTACTAATTTCAATTCCGTTACGCTTATGGTTTTCGCCAGCATATCGTTCGAAGACAGATATGTGGGACAGACATTACCATGAATTTGAAGATTGGCAATTGGATTGGCTTTTAGAAAAAACAGGCTGGAAAATAACCGACCGATTACAATTTACACATCCAGTAAAAAAGTTTGGTTTAAGACCTTTATTAAGATACTTCACTCCAAGATATTATATTGTTGTAGCTGAGAGAGCTTAA